In Tenrec ecaudatus isolate mTenEca1 chromosome 4, mTenEca1.hap1, whole genome shotgun sequence, a single window of DNA contains:
- the LOC142446465 gene encoding olfactory receptor 10AG1-like: protein MHFVLLGFSDLSNLQGFLFGTFLIMYMIIIVGNSLIIILTRLDPALQKPMYFFLANFSSLEICYVSVIIPRMLVNLWTQNRSISFLECATQLCFFLVLGTTECFLLAVMADDRYVAICNPLHYPLVMNQKACVQLAVGSWVIGIPVQIGQTAQIFSLDFCASNQINHFFCDIPPIIQLACGDTSIHETFVYIIVIFIAAVPFMLILASYSKIMSTILKLPTASGRTKAFSTCSSHLLVVVLFFGSASISYFRPKSLHSPGPDKVISLFYTIVTPIFNPMIYSLRNKDVIAALRKLLFKK, encoded by the coding sequence ATGCACTTTGTCCTGCTGGGATTCTCAGACCTTTCAAATCTCcaaggctttctatttggaacgtTCTTGATCATGTACATGATCATCATAGTTGGGAATAGCCTCATCATCATATTAACCAGACTTGATCCTGCCTTACAGAAGCCCATGTATTTTTTCCTGGCAAATTTTTCCTCATTGGAAATCTGTTATGTATCAGTCATCATCCCCAGGATGCTTGTGAATCTTTGGACTCAAAATAGAAGCATTTCTTTCCTGGAATGTGCCACCCAGCTCTGCTTCTTTCTTGTGCTGGGGACCACAGAGTGCTTCCTCCTGGCTGTGATGGCtgatgaccgctatgtggccatctgtaaCCCTCTGCACTACCCTCTAGTCATGAACCAAAAGGCGTGTGTCCAGCTAGCAGTTGGCTCCTGGGTCATTGGAATTCCAGTCCAGATCGGACAAACAGCTCAGATTTTCTCTCTGGATTTTTGTGCTTCAAACCAAATTAACCACTTCTTCTGTGATATCCCACCTATTATTCAGTTGGCCTGTGGGGACACTTCCATTCATGAGACATTTGTTTACATCATAGTTATATTTATTGCTGCCGTTCCTTTCATGCTGATCCTGGCCTCCTACAGCAAAATCATGTCCACCATCCTGAAGTTGCCAACTGCCTCAGGAAGAACtaaagccttctccacctgtTCCTCCCACCTGCTGGTTGTGGTTTTATTCTTTGGATCTGCCTCTATCTCTTATTTCAGACCCAAATCCTTACATTCCCCCGGACCAGACAAAGTAATTTCCCTTTTCTACACCATTGTGACTCCAATATTCAACCCCATGATATACAGTCTCAGGAACAAGGATGTTATTGCTGCACTGAGAAAATTATTGTTTAAAAAGTAG